One genomic region from Halococcus qingdaonensis encodes:
- a CDS encoding 2Fe-2S iron-sulfur cluster-binding protein, whose product MTEHTVEFVSTGETITVAETETILSRCLEEGIAQEYSCRVGMCLACSAEIVEGEVTQPAARGFSEREAEEYALTCMARPLSDLKLDRGKYPPSIEPETGQPAPADN is encoded by the coding sequence ATGACCGAGCACACCGTCGAGTTCGTTTCGACCGGCGAGACGATCACCGTCGCCGAGACCGAGACCATCCTCTCGCGCTGTCTCGAAGAGGGGATCGCCCAGGAGTACTCCTGTCGGGTCGGGATGTGTCTGGCCTGCTCGGCCGAGATCGTCGAGGGCGAGGTCACGCAGCCGGCCGCCCGCGGCTTCTCCGAGCGCGAAGCCGAGGAGTACGCCCTCACCTGCATGGCGCGGCCGCTCTCCGATTTGAAGCTCGATCGGGGGAAATACCCCCCGAGCATCGAGCCGGAGACCGGCCAGCCCGCACCGGCCGACAACTGA
- a CDS encoding helix-turn-helix transcriptional regulator, giving the protein MSAIDTIELLARSEHRVRILDLLCENGTLEKHVLGDRIDASRTTIGRNLDALEEQGWISRTNGTCTITRQGKLVAEAFADLVSEVELTDKLRSFMRWVPDDTLDLDLSLLAESKITLAQPGDPYAMINKQVQLIKETEWYRVVLPFTGLHATEAANEQIVGNGAEGELVVEPDIADLYCSAQEYAELLREMVATERLELFAYDGTLPYSLGVFDDTVQIVVAEDDEPRALLETTNETVREWALERYRSYKRHADGFSVS; this is encoded by the coding sequence ATGAGTGCAATCGACACCATCGAACTGCTCGCACGGTCGGAGCATCGCGTACGGATCCTCGATCTGCTGTGCGAGAACGGCACGCTCGAAAAACACGTACTCGGAGATCGAATCGATGCCTCGCGGACGACGATCGGGCGGAACCTCGACGCACTCGAAGAGCAGGGCTGGATCAGTCGGACGAACGGGACGTGTACGATCACCCGGCAGGGCAAGCTGGTCGCGGAGGCGTTCGCCGATCTCGTGAGCGAAGTGGAGCTCACGGACAAACTGCGATCGTTCATGCGGTGGGTTCCCGACGACACGCTCGACCTCGATCTCTCGCTGCTCGCGGAGTCGAAAATCACGCTGGCACAGCCTGGCGATCCGTACGCGATGATCAACAAGCAGGTGCAGCTCATCAAGGAAACGGAGTGGTATCGGGTCGTGCTCCCGTTTACCGGACTGCACGCAACGGAGGCAGCGAACGAGCAGATCGTCGGAAACGGCGCGGAGGGCGAGCTCGTCGTCGAGCCGGATATCGCGGATCTCTACTGTTCGGCCCAGGAATACGCCGAGCTATTGAGAGAAATGGTGGCAACCGAGCGACTCGAACTGTTCGCCTACGACGGAACGTTGCCGTACTCGCTCGGAGTGTTCGACGACACAGTACAGATCGTCGTTGCCGAGGATGATGAACCGCGTGCGCTGCTGGAGACGACCAACGAAACGGTGCGTGAGTGGGCGTTGGAGCGGTATCGCAGCTACAAACGCCACGCCGACGGGTTCAGCGTATCGTAA
- a CDS encoding glycosyltransferase family 39 protein has product MKRSHGVALAALLVFSLAVLAHVESLGYWFTSYDSIALVETSRIASLADLRTIFTKPLLYGTSYLDAGRFYRPVVNLVYAAEYALWGVDPFGYHFTNLLLHGFVSVLVVLTIRSLTDSLRAGALTGALFAIHPLGTDVVPAISRRQDMLLALFGLLALWLFVESVRRDSRRLRVGSAVAYGLALFSKETAAVVGPLAFLWLVLDGPSLRRRSTYRRAIVAVAPLAAVAVGYLAVRFAVLGGIGGYTHDPPLSQTLLFPVQYVLSLVYQADVLAAIGGVSTPLVIVVVAAVPLALLVSFARDRALDRIAPRRALPLVVAIAGFAVLLVVARFPGASPLASVDAIDHAGWYTAGIVFAIAAASALLAAVASARSFTAGRSTGFFLLWLLSPLPLFFLAKQFAFRDAYFFVIPLLALAAVCLDAALPAVDGWRTFSDRDTDALVVVAVLVLLIPSLAASPLLYADSGWGETGDVTRSVLDEIDRSVSEIDSGTPVAIAGVPTKIDYRPQRLGRAHKATMLQPHSVRSWLRLQGHENRVTFGRLQSFHSVPGNVSTKTRENERLLIWLRYD; this is encoded by the coding sequence ATGAAGCGATCACACGGCGTCGCGCTCGCGGCGCTGCTCGTGTTCTCGCTGGCCGTGCTGGCACACGTCGAGTCGCTCGGCTACTGGTTCACCTCCTACGACTCGATCGCGCTCGTCGAGACGAGTCGCATCGCCTCGCTCGCCGATCTCCGGACGATCTTCACGAAACCACTGCTGTACGGCACCTCCTATCTCGATGCCGGGCGGTTCTACCGGCCGGTCGTCAACCTCGTCTACGCCGCCGAGTACGCGCTCTGGGGCGTCGACCCGTTCGGCTACCACTTCACGAACCTGCTGCTGCACGGGTTCGTCAGCGTGCTCGTCGTGCTCACGATTCGCTCGCTCACCGACTCGCTCCGCGCCGGCGCGCTCACGGGTGCGCTGTTCGCGATCCACCCGCTCGGCACCGACGTCGTGCCGGCGATCTCGCGGCGGCAGGACATGTTGCTCGCCCTGTTCGGGTTGCTCGCGCTCTGGCTGTTCGTCGAGAGCGTCCGCCGTGACAGCCGACGGCTGCGCGTCGGATCGGCCGTGGCCTACGGACTCGCGCTGTTCTCCAAGGAAACCGCGGCCGTCGTCGGCCCGCTTGCCTTCCTCTGGCTGGTGCTCGACGGGCCCTCGCTGCGCCGACGCTCGACGTATCGCCGCGCCATCGTCGCGGTGGCCCCGCTGGCGGCCGTCGCGGTGGGCTATCTCGCCGTCCGATTCGCCGTGCTCGGCGGCATCGGTGGCTACACGCACGACCCACCGCTCTCCCAGACACTCCTCTTTCCGGTGCAGTACGTGCTCTCGCTGGTCTATCAGGCCGACGTTCTCGCCGCGATCGGCGGTGTTTCGACGCCGCTCGTGATTGTCGTCGTGGCTGCCGTCCCGCTGGCGCTGCTCGTCTCGTTCGCTCGCGATCGCGCGCTCGACCGGATCGCCCCGCGGCGCGCCCTCCCGCTCGTCGTCGCCATCGCCGGCTTCGCCGTTCTGCTCGTCGTCGCCCGATTTCCGGGCGCGTCGCCGCTCGCGTCGGTCGATGCGATCGATCACGCCGGCTGGTACACCGCCGGGATCGTCTTCGCCATCGCCGCCGCGAGCGCGCTATTGGCTGCCGTCGCTTCTGCTCGCTCGTTCACCGCCGGCCGCTCGACTGGCTTTTTCCTTCTGTGGCTGCTCTCACCGCTTCCTCTGTTCTTCCTCGCCAAGCAGTTCGCCTTCCGCGACGCGTATTTCTTCGTCATCCCGCTGCTCGCGCTGGCCGCGGTCTGTCTCGACGCCGCGCTTCCCGCCGTCGACGGATGGCGGACGTTTTCGGATCGGGACACCGACGCGCTGGTCGTCGTCGCCGTGCTGGTTCTCTTGATCCCGTCGCTCGCCGCATCACCGCTGCTGTACGCCGATTCGGGCTGGGGTGAAACGGGCGACGTCACGCGGTCGGTGCTCGACGAGATCGATCGTTCGGTGAGCGAGATCGATTCTGGGACGCCCGTCGCCATCGCCGGGGTTCCCACGAAAATCGACTATCGTCCGCAGCGACTCGGGCGGGCGCACAAGGCGACGATGCTCCAGCCACACTCGGTCCGGTCGTGGTTGCGGCTGCAGGGCCACGAGAATCGCGTCACCTTCGGCCGCCTGCAGTCGTTCCACAGCGTTCCGGGGAACGTCTCGACGAAGACCCGCGAGAACGAGCGGCTGCTCATCTGGCTTCGCTACGACTGA
- the priS gene encoding DNA primase small subunit PriS, protein MEERTRAYLRGRFRDHYRRTEPTLPPDADAREWGHIPWTAGPGTTMVRHNSTLDLGSLPDFLARERPRHVYFSAGRYDDPGANSMAEKDWRGSDLVFDLDADHLPSVELGVDSYKEMLAKCKAALLRLLDFLENDFGFRELTIVFSGGRGYHVHVRDAGVQPLESDARREIVDYVRGIGLDIDALISHEAVGGTAGRSSPAQKRTLDTTGGWSRRAHRHLLDFVDELLDMDEDDALARLREFDGIGEGKAAAALRAARTNGDEIEAGNVDVHPAFYALAQRLFPEVVAADNAPIDEPVTTDTNRLIRLPGSLHGGSGLSVERLARDEIERFDPLVDAIPETFRGQEITVECEEATTTELAGDSFTVPAGTSHVPEYVGVFLMTRGSAEKGEE, encoded by the coding sequence ATGGAAGAGCGCACGCGCGCGTATCTCCGGGGGCGCTTTCGCGACCACTACCGCCGAACGGAGCCGACGCTGCCGCCGGACGCCGACGCGCGCGAGTGGGGCCATATCCCGTGGACCGCCGGTCCCGGAACCACGATGGTGCGCCACAACTCGACGCTCGATCTCGGCTCCCTCCCGGATTTCCTCGCGCGCGAGCGCCCCCGTCACGTCTACTTCTCGGCGGGGCGATACGACGATCCCGGCGCGAACTCGATGGCCGAGAAGGACTGGCGCGGCTCCGATCTGGTCTTCGATCTCGACGCCGACCACCTTCCGAGCGTGGAGCTCGGCGTGGACTCGTACAAGGAGATGCTCGCAAAGTGCAAGGCCGCACTGTTGCGCCTGCTCGACTTCCTGGAAAACGACTTCGGCTTTCGGGAGCTCACGATCGTCTTCTCGGGCGGGCGTGGCTACCACGTTCACGTCCGCGACGCGGGCGTCCAGCCGCTCGAAAGCGACGCGCGCCGGGAGATCGTCGACTATGTCCGCGGGATCGGGCTCGATATCGACGCGCTCATCTCCCACGAGGCGGTCGGCGGCACGGCCGGCCGGAGCAGTCCGGCCCAGAAGCGCACGCTCGACACGACCGGCGGCTGGAGCCGACGCGCCCACCGCCACCTCCTCGACTTCGTTGACGAGCTGCTCGACATGGACGAGGACGACGCACTCGCGCGCCTCCGAGAGTTCGACGGCATCGGCGAGGGCAAGGCCGCGGCTGCACTGCGCGCCGCGCGGACGAACGGCGACGAGATCGAGGCGGGAAACGTCGACGTCCATCCGGCCTTCTACGCGCTCGCCCAGCGACTGTTCCCCGAAGTGGTCGCGGCGGACAACGCGCCGATCGACGAACCCGTCACCACCGACACCAATCGCTTGATCCGCCTGCCGGGCAGCCTCCACGGCGGCAGCGGGCTCTCCGTCGAGCGACTCGCACGCGACGAGATCGAGAGGTTCGATCCGCTCGTCGACGCGATCCCGGAAACGTTCCGTGGGCAGGAGATCACCGTCGAGTGCGAGGAGGCAACGACCACGGAACTCGCTGGCGATAGCTTTACGGTGCCGGCGGGGACATCTCACGTCCCGGAGTACGTCGGCGTGTTCCTCATGACGCGTGGCAGCGCCGAGAAGGGCGAAGAATGA
- a CDS encoding DUF7344 domain-containing protein: protein MGTATSDPPAEPDVTDGQPSVEPVGADENDRSGQNLSRDALFDVLSNHRRRYALHSLKQHERTANIGDLAEQVAAWENGVPQVDLSAAERKRVYTALQQFHLPKMDAAGVIEFDDARGTVSLTDAADGLDVYLDVVGEDDIPWSRYYLGLSAMALAGVGGVWLTGFELMPELTWAALVAGVVFVSALVHSYYDRRMQLGAADTPPDAPER, encoded by the coding sequence ATGGGCACGGCCACGAGCGACCCCCCGGCCGAACCGGACGTGACCGACGGACAGCCGTCGGTGGAGCCGGTGGGGGCGGACGAGAACGATCGGAGTGGCCAGAATCTCTCACGGGATGCGCTCTTCGATGTACTGAGCAACCACCGCCGACGGTACGCGCTGCACTCGCTCAAACAGCACGAGCGAACGGCGAACATCGGTGACCTCGCCGAGCAGGTCGCCGCATGGGAGAACGGCGTCCCGCAAGTCGATCTCAGCGCCGCCGAGCGAAAGCGCGTCTACACCGCCCTCCAGCAGTTCCATCTGCCGAAAATGGACGCTGCAGGCGTCATCGAGTTCGACGACGCACGGGGTACCGTCTCGCTCACTGACGCGGCCGACGGCCTCGACGTCTATCTCGATGTCGTCGGCGAGGACGACATCCCGTGGAGTCGGTACTACCTCGGCCTGTCGGCGATGGCGCTCGCGGGCGTCGGGGGCGTCTGGCTCACCGGCTTCGAGCTGATGCCCGAGCTGACGTGGGCCGCACTCGTCGCTGGCGTCGTCTTCGTCTCGGCGCTCGTCCACAGCTACTACGACCGACGGATGCAGCTCGGTGCGGCCGACACGCCACCGGACGCGCCGGAGCGCTGA
- a CDS encoding FAD-binding protein codes for MTGKSDDHSAYSVVIVGGGVAGLSAGIFTARHGLDTLVVDGGDSIMRRNAHLENYPGFPAGINARLLLEMMRKQADGAGCDRRSTEATAVEAKADGFAVETASDDRYHAEYVVAATKNATDYLTDVDGVGIVDRGKTYVETDERGRTGVEGLYVAGRLAEKPHQAIVAAGHGAEVAVTLLEDDDRPFYHDWVAPEGYFTDRERELPPGVEEIGEKERRRRADASRETLREHVAEPHPDEQQTHPSLED; via the coding sequence ATGACTGGCAAATCGGACGATCACAGCGCGTACAGCGTCGTCATCGTCGGCGGTGGCGTGGCGGGCCTGTCAGCGGGGATCTTCACCGCACGACACGGTCTCGACACGCTCGTCGTCGACGGCGGCGACTCGATCATGCGACGGAACGCCCATCTGGAGAACTATCCGGGCTTTCCCGCCGGCATCAACGCCCGATTGCTCCTCGAAATGATGAGAAAGCAGGCCGATGGGGCCGGCTGTGATCGTCGCTCGACCGAGGCGACCGCCGTCGAGGCGAAAGCGGATGGTTTCGCGGTCGAGACGGCCAGCGACGACCGCTATCACGCCGAGTACGTCGTCGCCGCGACGAAAAACGCCACCGACTATCTCACCGACGTCGACGGAGTCGGGATCGTCGATCGCGGGAAGACCTACGTCGAGACGGACGAACGCGGGCGGACGGGCGTCGAGGGGCTCTACGTGGCGGGCCGCCTCGCCGAGAAACCCCACCAGGCGATCGTGGCCGCCGGCCACGGTGCCGAGGTCGCCGTCACGCTTCTGGAGGACGACGACCGCCCGTTCTATCACGATTGGGTCGCCCCCGAGGGCTATTTCACCGATCGCGAGCGAGAGCTGCCACCCGGTGTCGAGGAAATCGGCGAGAAGGAACGCCGTCGCCGGGCGGATGCGTCACGGGAGACGCTGCGCGAGCACGTCGCCGAACCACATCCCGACGAGCAGCAGACACATCCGAGTTTGGAGGACTGA
- a CDS encoding DUF7552 domain-containing protein: protein MTEPTLDDLRARIDSLAADVGRYTIVCARTGARPVPIAGRQFPDREAATRAARAAQRYRMRLRRYDPRVAYHDLIVREAMAAGEDRNTCTATSRDWQYRFWALADRELARLRAARGGEP, encoded by the coding sequence ATGACCGAACCCACGCTCGACGATCTCCGCGCTCGAATCGACTCCCTGGCGGCCGACGTCGGCCGGTACACCATCGTCTGCGCTCGCACCGGCGCGCGACCGGTGCCGATCGCCGGGCGACAGTTCCCCGATCGGGAAGCGGCCACGCGGGCCGCCCGCGCCGCCCAGCGCTACCGCATGCGGCTGCGCCGCTACGACCCCCGAGTGGCCTACCACGATCTCATCGTTCGTGAAGCGATGGCCGCCGGCGAGGATCGAAACACGTGCACGGCGACGAGCCGTGACTGGCAGTACCGGTTTTGGGCACTCGCCGACCGCGAACTCGCGCGCCTGCGTGCGGCCCGCGGGGGCGAGCCATGA
- a CDS encoding TasA family protein — MTDETTRRRVLTAIATAGGIGALGGAGTYAVFSDTASTKATFTSGSLDLRVHYDRTYVGTEEQTDSGTIDGQESTELPGYSNLMAGDSGQLKFCFELAKNSAYLWTCGELTTSSDLADAIEATVRYCDQDGTKGNPIGEQNRSLSSVFSALNDGVPLDYKGRDRDAGKQTAYEPSSSGETIGPCLCIDWKLPDDTDATVQNKEFGFNLRFHAMQARHHDGTNNPCTGD; from the coding sequence ATGACCGATGAAACCACACGACGACGCGTACTGACGGCGATCGCCACCGCTGGCGGGATCGGCGCGCTCGGGGGTGCCGGCACGTACGCAGTCTTCAGCGACACCGCGAGCACGAAAGCGACGTTCACGAGCGGATCGCTCGACTTGCGTGTTCATTACGACAGGACATACGTGGGTACTGAAGAACAAACGGATTCGGGCACTATCGACGGTCAGGAATCGACCGAGTTACCCGGTTATAGCAACCTCATGGCCGGTGACTCCGGGCAACTGAAGTTCTGCTTCGAGCTCGCCAAAAACTCGGCGTACCTCTGGACTTGTGGCGAGTTGACTACCAGTAGCGATCTCGCGGATGCGATAGAGGCCACGGTTCGCTACTGCGATCAGGACGGGACGAAGGGGAATCCCATCGGTGAGCAGAATCGGAGCCTCAGTAGTGTGTTCTCGGCACTCAACGATGGTGTTCCGCTCGATTACAAGGGCCGGGATCGCGATGCAGGCAAACAGACTGCGTACGAGCCGAGTTCGTCGGGCGAGACTATCGGACCGTGTCTCTGCATCGACTGGAAACTTCCTGACGATACCGACGCCACGGTTCAGAACAAGGAGTTCGGATTCAATCTCCGATTCCACGCGATGCAGGCCCGTCACCACGACGGGACGAACAATCCGTGCACCGGTGACTGA
- a CDS encoding geranylgeranyl reductase family protein: protein MRTHEPDVTIVGAGTAGCYAAATLSRAGYAVVIVERKTADEAGHIACGDALKGADAFPEAIPKSHIAPSFTNTAVDHGRFEIPQEDAVLDIPVPGELAVIDRLEYGKLVIEGAEQAGAEIHYDTVVNDVQQNDERVTGLTGKRQGEPVEYESELVIDAAGALSVLQDKADLADATFDTNVNYSQFSSAYREIVEVDEPVEWQDALVLKPTQRAAGYLWYFPRTPTEINVGLGFQMSEEPMELVEALRRDLRERSEFKNATVKDKLGAALPTRRPYDSGVAPGFMAIGDAAAHVNPTTGGGIAGAAYAGKYAGEAAIDAIEDGDVSEDALWEYNERVMDHFGGRYAALDVYNIFVMATGLNNLTGLLAALPAAKLSDALYSGSATIDLPLKIRTAIKSFGHWKTVFDLYETKQEADRLLDHYEEYPDSPDEFESWQAQRDGLMDVIYATTGASAKY from the coding sequence ATGCGAACGCACGAACCCGACGTCACCATCGTCGGCGCGGGGACCGCCGGCTGCTACGCCGCCGCAACCCTCTCGCGAGCGGGCTACGCTGTCGTCATCGTCGAGCGCAAAACGGCCGACGAGGCCGGCCACATCGCCTGTGGCGACGCGCTCAAGGGAGCCGACGCCTTCCCCGAGGCGATCCCGAAATCCCACATCGCACCCTCGTTCACCAACACCGCAGTCGATCACGGCCGCTTCGAGATCCCCCAAGAGGACGCCGTCCTCGACATCCCCGTCCCGGGCGAGCTCGCGGTCATCGACCGACTCGAATACGGCAAGCTCGTCATCGAGGGAGCCGAGCAAGCAGGAGCGGAGATCCACTACGACACCGTCGTCAACGACGTCCAACAGAACGACGAGCGCGTGACGGGACTGACGGGCAAGCGACAGGGCGAGCCAGTCGAGTACGAGAGCGAGCTCGTCATCGATGCCGCCGGCGCGCTCTCCGTTCTTCAGGACAAAGCCGATCTCGCGGACGCGACCTTCGACACCAACGTGAACTACTCGCAGTTTTCGTCCGCGTACCGCGAGATCGTCGAGGTCGACGAGCCCGTCGAGTGGCAGGACGCACTCGTGCTCAAGCCAACCCAGCGCGCGGCCGGCTATCTCTGGTATTTCCCGCGGACGCCGACCGAGATCAACGTCGGGCTGGGCTTCCAGATGAGCGAGGAACCGATGGAGCTCGTCGAGGCGCTGCGGCGCGATCTTCGCGAGCGCTCGGAGTTCAAAAACGCCACCGTCAAGGACAAGCTCGGCGCGGCACTCCCGACACGTCGGCCGTACGACTCGGGCGTCGCCCCCGGCTTCATGGCCATCGGCGACGCCGCCGCTCACGTGAACCCGACCACCGGCGGGGGCATCGCGGGAGCGGCCTACGCGGGCAAATACGCCGGCGAGGCGGCCATCGACGCCATCGAGGACGGTGACGTGAGCGAGGACGCGCTCTGGGAGTACAACGAGCGGGTGATGGACCACTTCGGTGGGCGCTACGCGGCGCTCGACGTCTACAACATCTTCGTCATGGCGACCGGCCTCAACAACCTCACCGGTCTGCTGGCCGCCCTGCCCGCAGCAAAGCTCTCGGACGCGCTCTACTCGGGCAGCGCGACGATCGATCTCCCGCTCAAGATCAGAACCGCGATCAAGAGCTTCGGCCACTGGAAGACGGTGTTCGATCTCTACGAGACGAAACAGGAGGCCGACCGCCTGCTCGATCACTACGAGGAGTACCCCGACAGTCCGGACGAATTCGAATCGTGGCAGGCCCAGCGCGACGGGCTGATGGACGTCATCTACGCGACAACCGGCGCGAGCGCGAAATACTAA